The nucleotide sequence tgattaagaagtgatcctagaacaacctacgacaagcattactccaacaccatgttcacttcccggactccgccgaaaagagaccatcacggttacacacacggttgatgcattttaattaagttaagtttcaggttttctacaaccggacaataacaaattcccatcttcccataaccgcgggcatggctttcgaaagatcaattcctgcaggggtgtcccaacttagcccatcacaagctctcacggtcaatgaaggatattccttctcccaagatgatccgatcagactcggcatcctggttacaagacatcctcgacaatggtaaaacaagtccagcaaagccacccagatgtgccgacaaatcctgataggagctgcacatatctcgttctcagggcacaccggatagatcaagctacgagtaaaaccaggcctcgagttgccccgaggtggccccaaaggctgcccatttcggaccaacacttagaggagcactggcacgggggggttaaataaagatgacccttgggcaggcctacccaagggaaataaaaggctaggtggcaaatggtgaaaccaatgctgggccttgctggaggagttttattcaaggcgaactgtcaaggggttcccattataacccaaccgtgtaaggaacacaaaatccgggaacataacaccgatatggcggaaactagggcggcaagattggaacaaaacaccaggcataaggccgagccttccaccctttaccaagtactagatgacccgttgcgccaatggcgcaaagagCGAGCGTGAGCCAAGCATTCAAACCATGTAAATAAGAATATTTAAAGATCGTTTATAAAATCTTTAAAACATAAGGAAATGGATATTTAGGTATgatattcatgcatatcattatatATTACATTGCATGGAAGGTTTATAGGCCAAAATAAAGGCATGAGATCAGATCATGATAGTGTATTTACATTGCTTTTAAAAAGCAAGCTACATGGCAGAGATTCATCATATATATAGCTCTGGTCATTTAGCTTATGATGACTAAGATATGCGGTCATGGACATCAGGTAGAGTCATCGTTGCATGTGCCATCGGTATTGAAGATGGCCTCATCGTCTAAGCAGCTCTTCCCGGTGGGTGTGTTTGGTGCGTTGTCATTGGCCAAAGCACATGCCTTTCATATCATCGTCCAATCCCCAATAATGCTTGTTCATTTCGTGTAGAACATCCTCGGATTGTAAAGTTGCATCGTCAAGGTATTCTGCAACATATCTTACCTACGACAGAGTATGGTTCAGATTGTTGTCTTCAGGCATTGATCCTGTTGTGAAGCTGGCATTTATTATATGATAAAATTCTTTTACTGTCGTGCAATCTCTACCAAGTCCACTACACTAGTTACCCGGCGTTAGTAAGAGCCTTCTCCACAAGCTCCATCAGCTTCGCCATTGCCCGGAGCAGATCATCCTTCAGTTGCCCACAGTTCTTGATGAAATTGTCCAGAACATCCCTAAAACCAAAAATCCTTAGCATATAACCCCCTCCTTCTGACAACACGACTGCGGAGATGAAGCTCTCCTCGGCGAAGAGGGGCCCCAAGGTGAGGTAGCTACATCCAGAGCTCCCAATGACTGGCGCAGCCACGCACTGCGCCCCCTCGGCATGTAGGCTCGTGAGGTGAGGCGGCCAGAGCACGCACTTATAACACCGGCCATAGAGTTGAAGTTGGGTGGCGCTAGTGGCCATGTTTTGGAGGGAACTGTGTTGAacatagggcctgtttggttcacggctaactttgccacaactaagcttaggcaaagtgtggcttacaaaatggccaccacaagtgtggcaagaatTGGGAAAAAGTtgagcctatgacatgtggaccaagTGGCTAGAAaatgtggcaagccacaagtgtggcaatAAACCAAACACATGCCCAAATTATTATGGCACGACTAAGGTTAGGCGTGGCAAGCTTAtgctgcaaaccaaataggcccaTAGTGTTTTTGGCTACAACTTTTCGTGTAAATATTTGTCTGAAGTTGTAGCTTCGACACTCATTGATTCAGTGTGAATTTTATAGCTCCTCCTGATTATTGATGTACTGCTATTCAGAAGTACTGTATATGATATTGAGTTCTACTTCTCATATTGTGCCTTGCTCGATCTGCACGGATGCACATATTTTTGAGCAAACTGTACTGCATATTCTTATACTCTCACATTGTTGAGTAAACATACACGTGATGCACACATTGTTTCTAGTTTTGTGCTCTACTTCTCAAATTGTGCCTTGCTCAATCTATACTGCTGCACACACTATTGAGCAAACTATACTACAACTTTATCTCTTTTTCATAGAATAAATAAGCTCATGATTTCAGAAGCAAGGTATACTCATTGTTCAGAATGTGTGAAACCACCACATTCAGCTATATATTCAGATTTTTCTCAATTGATTCGGACAAAAGACACAACCAAGTCAATCGGAAAGCTAATCATTAATTCATAGTACATCAAACACAAATGAATTCAAGCACAAAGACAAACATTCAGGCATGAAAATTCCAGAGTTCCAAATTACATCAGACACAACACATAACGGCCTCGTGTACGCATCAGGCGTTGCCACATCGATGTTCACCACCTCCATCTTGGACGGAAGGATCAGGCAGCACTTGGGCCGCTTGCATGAGAGGAGAACGGCCCCTTCTCCGCACCAAGCATCGGATGGGGAACCCTCATTGGCTGCCACCGGCTCATAAGGAAAAGTATCAGAATACTTCTGCATAGAATTTCAGGACAAATGACTTTACATATAGATACAAAATCATAAGTGGAAGTAATGGGGATGTGCATGGTGATCATAAATTTCTCCAAACCTAGAGAGGTAATTACGGCAACAGAAGAGTCAAACATTTCCAATCTTTGCTCAATGAAAACCGAGGAAGAACTCTATAACTATCCTACTCCACACTGATCATTGCGTTATATCAGTATTTCTCTTTTACAGAATTAAATTTCGACAAGCATGTTGCATCCACACGAGGCTGAGAGCAGACCCCCTGACTATTTTACATTTTGACCTCTGTTAGGCCAACATCCAATATGTGAATACACATAAGTTTGAACCATAATTTGGTACGGCCTTACTCAAGAAAAAGCAAAATACAGAAGGGGGTACTGAGAAATTTCAGCAATTGCACTCTACAGACCATTGCATACTGTATACTGCTTTAAACTTTGAAGTACCAGAAGTCACTGATTTGTAATGAATAGAATAAATTTCTCATTTACTCTACTTTGTGAAGGCAGATTGAAATAACTGTGAAGTCTTAAAATATTTCTTGATGAAAATTTCAATGCAGTATGGTACAAAACACAACTTGCTTAAATGTTCTTATCAGCTAAATAGTTTTAGACAGTATGAAGCAACTATATACAGTGGACTGACTATTTGGCCCAGCCAGAATGTACATCTTGACCTGAACATGCAAATACCAGAAAAATGAGATGCTTCGAGTTACAAACTGAAAGTGCCTAACAGAGAGGCTGCGAACTTGAGCAAAATTAAATGAAATATGACATAGAATAAAAACCCTCATGGTGAATAGCTTCTTCCCAAGATTCTAGAGATATTAATACATCACAGGTAAATAAACGACATCACTCCTCACAAGTTGCAGGCATTTGAGTTGGCGCTAATACGCCTGCATCGCCATCCAGCAACCTCTCTCTGCATCTCCTATCTCCAATTCCTCCCAAAGTCACAAATTGAGCAAAGGTGGGCATTGTACCTGCTGACCAGACGGGGGTTTGCTAGGTCGTCATACATCTCCCATGTAGTCCTGTTCATCGGGTGGATGGAAGCCATCACTGGAGCAGGACGGAGCCAGCCATCTCTGTGTAACCTTTGAATGATCAAATAAATTCAATGAATACGACACTAAGTATCACACTGCATACTTCTCTTGACTACTAATAAAATAACACAGTAGTACAGTTAATTGTAAACCTTTGGGATGTAAATAAAATATAACCAAATGTATGAAGAAATAAGGAGAATTAGGGGGGGAGAGAAGGTTGCAGCTTTGCCCGGGGCCGACGCGGAGGTGAAAGCAGCAATATCAGCAGCTGCTACTCATGACGACCATGGAACACCCTCCGGGAATTTGCATAACTAAAGTAAAGTGATCTTCTATTAGGTATTATGTGAATCAAGCCTCTTTCATTCTAGTCAATTATGGAGCAAAACTTACACTTCAATCATGAAGAGTAGATAGCATATAAAATGATTTACAGGTAACACCAAATTAAAACAGACCTTCCAACCCAATTTGGATTGACCAGGGCAGTATAAGGACACGGCAAAATATTAATATGTACCATAAAAAATGTAGGACTGAATTTGCTGTTGGGGGGTCTGCAACTCGTGAAATATGCATCATCTGCATTCTCCTTAACAACCCGGTATTGAAACTATACAGATCAGCTGAACAAACACATTATCCTGCAGGTAAAAAGAGGCCATTGATTGTTTCAACAAGTACAGAAAGAAGGAAAGATGTCATTGCGCCACCACAGCTTCCATGTCGCCTCGTTCGGCCACGAGGGCGTACATGACGGTGAGAGAGGATGGAGGCGAGGATGCAGGGACGAACCTCGATGGTGGACGGACGGCAGCGCAAGGATCGGACGGATCTGGCCATCTCTGCAGCCCACGCTTCTTCTGCCGAGGATGACAGCGACGACACCATGGACCACCTCTGCGGCTCGAGCTCCTCCCGGGGTCGTCGCTGCACACGTGGAGACGGAGGCGGGGAGGAGCCGAATTTGCGCCAATGCAAGAGGAGCAGGGCATAGGAGGGCGGTTCCTATGGATAACATTAGCAAATACAGGACATCTGCATCAGCTTTAGCATGCCATTAAATTAAACAAAAGGTTACAAATTCACTTACAAACCAATGCAGCATCTCAGATTTACACACAAAATCTAAATCATTTGTTCATCACCCAAATCAGGAGCTAGTAACAACAATATAACCAACaaattaatcacacaaattagaaGGGTAAACTAATAAAAGTTAGAGATATGCAGGCAtggaagaaaaagaaaacaaataaaagaggaTCTTACCAGGAGCTTAGGTCCTTGATTTGGCTGTGCAGATGCCAATGAAGAGAGGGGCATTGCCTGCTCTACTTCTTGCTCCAACCCACTTCTTGTCAAGCCCAGGCCTCATCCTCCTGCCATCTCTTCTTCTCAAAGAAGGCAGTCGAGCTCCTCCTGGACTACCGTGGGGATGCAGTGATGCAACAACACAAGGAGGAGGGATTTCTCCTGCCTTCCTTGGTCGCTAGATGAGGGCTCATCCATGGCAGCAAAGACGTCGGCAGCTTGGATCCATCCTGATTCGGCCCTCTCTGTTTATCAGGGAGAGAGTACATAAGAAAGAGAAGGAGAGAGAACTGAAAGAGGCGATTGGAGAAGAGAGAATACCATGGAGATGAAGCCGGCGCCGGCGTACCCACGCCGGTAGGGTCCCCGGGCCCAAGCTGCGCCTCTACCGCCATGAAGAAGACGCTGGTGGCAGCGTGCGGTGGGCCGCGCCGGCGGGATGGCTCCCAGTGACTAGGAGCGGCGGGAAGCACGACCTAGTGTAGTCACGCGTCGTTGACGCATCATAGGGCTCCACAAGCTGCTGAGGAATGAGGAGGCGTGTGGATCTGGGCCGGCAAGATCCGGTGGATGCCATCATGGAGGAGCTCTCCACTGGCAGAATGGCAAGGACGACGATGTGTGAGGACGATGTAGAGGCGCAGCGGCAGCGACCCCGGCTCCTCCTTTTGAGCATGGAGGCAGAGGGAGGGGGTGAGGAGACATGGGCGGAGGAgaggcaggggaggaggaggtggtggaggcggaggagAGGAGGCTGTGGCCGAGAGGGAGGGGGGTGGCGGCGGCACGAAAAAGAGTAGCGGAATGAGGGAGAGAGAAGATATTTTCACGGGAGAGAGAGGCCCCAATCCTAATCTTTTCCTCGCTCGATGCGTTTGCTATGCACTATTCATAGCGACACGTGGACGGCGTGAGCCTGCCTAGCACCCCCTTCATCCTTTGTATGTtcaatatagatgcattaattaaataagagatattataatatcccaacaaatatccatgttccaacatggaacaagctccaatcttcacctgcaactaacaacgctataagaggggcagagcaaagcggtaacatagccaaacaacggtttgctaggacaaggtgggttagaggcttggcttaataatatgggaggcatgatgagcaagtggtaggtatcgcaacataggcatagcaaaagagcgagcatctagcaagcaaagatagaagtgatttcgagggtatggtcatcttgcctaaaatcccgcaaggaagaagaatgagtccatgaagaagataaacggacgtagtcgaacgaatcctcacaacacgacgttatcggaaccaacccgaagaagcaacaccggaaagaaacaaacaacatagtaaacaaacatcacataagcgtggcatgatgcacaaccaagtatgatgcatgtccggattaatgaggcatggcatggcaaagagcacaagcaattctacaaattaagtggagatcaatatgcaacgagttgcttattgacgaaacaccacaacaagttatttagttcgatctcgtttatgaactcaacaatattcaatgttgtttagcatggcaaggggtgaagcaaaacaacactacctatctaggcaagtttaaatgaggccggaaacaacgaacaacaatttccggtaaatccccatatgcatattttggttatggtactgttctgccctaaaccatattttatagtagttaaacatgcaaagagatgccaccatgttaaactaggcaaaattctaccccatttacatataaagtttgttacaaaccgagttacggttaaatagttatgaattaaaacattttaacatggcataggagcaaatttaaccaaacagcattttaaatattttaaacatggaagaaagttgcatattatgaaactacatgaaATCCTAGTCAAATTACATATAGAGATCATTTTTAATCCGGTGCACGGTTATTAAATTATGAGCAATGCAAGAAAATGGCATTTCTGTAATATGCATGTTCAGGAAAATTTAGCAAAACGTCCAAGGGAAAGAAATGACCACGGAATGAAACTGAACTGGCCCATCAgttggaaaaagaaaaaaaggaaggggCCCTGGGgtcagctcacccatgggcttggcccgatGGGTGGAGGAGGAAGCTGGGCCGCGGGGCTTGCGGCTGGGCCTGAAGCGTGCTTGTGGCCCGAGAACAGAGAAGGGCCGGCTCGGGGCGATGCAGTCAACGGGCacgggcgctgctcgtcctcctctg is from Triticum aestivum cultivar Chinese Spring chromosome 3A, IWGSC CS RefSeq v2.1, whole genome shotgun sequence and encodes:
- the LOC123061851 gene encoding uncharacterized protein — protein: MPLSSLASAQPNQGPKLLEPPSYALLLLHWRKFGSSPPPSPRVQRRPREELEPQRWSMVSSLSSSAEEAWAAEMARSVRSLRCRPSTIEDNVFVQLICIVSIPGC